CCTGCCCTTGCCCGAAGCCGAAGATCACGGCCTTGATGCGGTCGTCCTGGTGGATCGTGCGGCTCAGGATGCCGTCAGCAGGTGGCTCGGCTTCCTTGGCGAGATCGAGGATGTGGGTGTAAGTGGTCATGGTTGGCTTGGCCCATTTAATTGAACTTGCGTCATCAGCCGACACCGACATAACCGGATGCCCCGGTCAGCAGAACTGTCGGTGCAGTCAACACTTCTGTTCTTTCTAGCTCCGGTGGCAGCACGGTTCTCGCAAAACTCCCGGTTGGGACACGGTTTGCCCTGCGGATAAGATTCCAAGGGAGCTATTTTACCGTTTCTCGAACTGAGCGACATGCGAAGTGGCGCAAAGGCCGCTAGGACCAGCCTCAAATCACGAGGAAGAGTCATGGATACTTTTGAAAATGCAACGCCGCCGCAAGAGCAACCGGAGATGGTTTTGGCTTTATGCTGGGAGTGCGGCGAAAAGAAAATGTGCTACGAACATCTCGTCTGCTGCACGGGAACCCGCTTCCACACTTGCCCGGAGTGTCGGAAGAAGATCGAAGGCAAGGCAGCATGAACGATCACGAACACTTCATGCGGCGGGCTATAGCACTGGCGGCGAATGCTCCCGATCTGCCCTTTGGGGCTTTGATCGTGGATGGAGACAGCGGCACAATTCTGTCGGAAGGCTGGAACAAAACTTCGCTCAACCCGATGTGGCATGGAGAGATCGACGCCATCAACGGGTTGGCCTCATCCGGTGTTGTCATCGAGGGCAAGAGCTTAGTCTTATACACGACGGCTGAGCCATGCCCGATGTGCCAAGCAGCGATCCTTTGGAGC
Above is a window of Anatilimnocola aggregata DNA encoding:
- a CDS encoding nucleoside deaminase — protein: MNDHEHFMRRAIALAANAPDLPFGALIVDGDSGTILSEGWNKTSLNPMWHGEIDAINGLASSGVVIEGKSLVLYTTAEPCPMCQAAILWSGIETVVFGTSIRSLQRLGWRQIDILAEEVIRRSPGWNCTLIDGVLEQDCDDLFQKAMLQRVSFE